Proteins from one Scyliorhinus canicula chromosome 22, sScyCan1.1, whole genome shotgun sequence genomic window:
- the LOC119956071 gene encoding leucine-rich repeat-containing protein 18-like, with amino-acid sequence MPKRKGGAQGKKVTLKMAKNSMKITVDGKRRLDLSNMGIATFPRCILKLSDIEEIDLSRNMIKKIPDFINKFPKLRYLDFHTNKIERIPDSLCQLELLYYLDLSNNKLTTDGLPSELTQLKNLRILNLGLNSVEMIPTTFGTLKELKELGLFDNRITYMPEKITKLPKLKKLTVMRNPFTLPPVPVEPIETIDRIENLYLARKDMLCRPCLKKCLRERDRWSKVKNIAEMEEEPDFSGLMSPNSVAKQDEGLWRINE; translated from the coding sequence ATGCCAAAAAGGAAAGGAGGAGCCCAGGGAAAAAAGGTTACCCTTAAAATGGCAAAGAATTCCATGAAAATCACGGTCGACGGGAAACGCCGATTGGACTTGAGCAACATGGGTATAGCAACCTTCCCCAGGTGTATTCTGAAGCTGAGTGACATTGAAGAAATCGACTTGAGTCGAAACATGATCAAAAAGATTCCGGATTTCATCAACAAATTCCCAAAGCTGCGCTATCTCGACTTCCACACAAACAAGATAGAGAGAATCCCAGACTCCCTTTGCCAGCTGGAACTGCTCTACTACCTCGATCTGTCCAATAACAAGCTCACGACCGACGGTTTGCCCTCTGAACTCACACAGCTGAAGAACCTACGCATCCTGAACCTCGGGTTGAATTCTGTGGAAATGATTCCGACCACGTTCGGCACTTTGAAGGAACTAAAGGAATTGGGACTCTTTGACAATCGGATCACGTACATGCCAGAGAAAATCACCAAACTCCCCAAACTGAAGAAACTGACTGTGATGCGGAACCCTTTCACCTTGCCACCGGTACCCGTGGAGCCAATAGAGACCATTGACCGCATTGAGAACCTTTACCTCGCCAGGAAAGACATGCTGTGCCGCCCCTGCCTGAAGAAATGCCTGCGCGAGAGGGACAGGTGGAGCAAGGTGAAGAATATCGCCGAGATGGAGGAGGAGCCCGATTTTAGTGGTCTCATGTCACCCAATTCAGTTGCTAAGCAAGATGAGGGACTTTGGAGAATTAACGAGTAA